Proteins from a single region of Sphingomonas morindae:
- a CDS encoding anhydro-N-acetylmuramic acid kinase, whose product MGSEHVLAVGLMSGTSLDGVDAALIETDGEAHVRPIAFRSEPYAETDRRQLQAATQRALACAAPGADATIDAAAAMLTDRHVAAVRRLLAEAGVAPEQVAVAGFHGQTVAHRPDRGWTWQIGDGAALARALGIAVTDDFRSADVAAGGQGAPLIPVYHRALIGAEGLPAAVLNLGGVANITYLDQDRLIAFDTGPANGLIDDWMAAECGRAFDAGGALAAQGHVDASVLDMLLDSDWFDQPPPKSLDRADFTIQPARGLAPADGAATLTAFTAATVALALDLLPARPARLIVAGGGRHNATLMAMLAARTGLPVTPIEALGWNGDATEAEGFAYLAVRARRGLPISFPGTTGVAAPRTGGRHHDPQR is encoded by the coding sequence ATGGGTAGCGAGCATGTGCTGGCGGTGGGCCTAATGTCGGGCACCTCGCTGGACGGGGTCGACGCGGCGCTGATCGAGACCGATGGCGAGGCGCATGTCCGCCCCATCGCCTTCCGATCCGAGCCCTATGCCGAGACCGACCGGCGCCAGCTCCAGGCGGCGACGCAGCGGGCGCTGGCCTGCGCCGCGCCCGGCGCCGACGCCACGATCGATGCCGCCGCCGCGATGCTCACCGATCGCCATGTCGCGGCGGTGCGGCGCCTGTTGGCCGAGGCCGGGGTGGCGCCGGAGCAGGTGGCGGTGGCGGGCTTCCACGGGCAGACGGTGGCGCATCGGCCGGACCGTGGCTGGACCTGGCAGATCGGCGACGGCGCCGCCCTGGCGCGGGCGCTGGGCATCGCGGTGACCGATGATTTCCGCTCGGCCGATGTCGCCGCCGGCGGCCAGGGGGCGCCGCTGATCCCCGTCTACCACCGCGCGCTGATAGGCGCCGAAGGGCTGCCGGCGGCGGTGCTCAACCTGGGCGGCGTCGCCAACATCACCTATCTCGATCAGGACCGGCTGATCGCCTTCGATACCGGGCCGGCCAACGGCCTGATCGACGATTGGATGGCCGCCGAATGCGGCCGCGCCTTCGACGCGGGCGGCGCGCTGGCGGCGCAGGGCCATGTCGATGCCAGCGTGCTGGACATGCTGCTCGACAGCGACTGGTTCGATCAGCCGCCTCCCAAATCGCTCGACCGCGCCGATTTCACCATCCAGCCCGCGCGCGGCCTCGCGCCGGCCGATGGCGCCGCCACGCTCACCGCCTTCACCGCCGCGACGGTGGCGCTCGCGCTCGACCTGCTGCCCGCGCGTCCGGCGCGGCTGATCGTCGCGGGGGGCGGGCGGCACAATGCCACGCTGATGGCGATGCTGGCGGCGCGCACGGGTCTGCCCGTCACGCCGATCGAGGCGCTCGGCTGGAATGGCGATGCCACCGAGGCGGAAGGCTTCGCCTATCTGGCGGTGCGGGCGCGGCGCGGGCTGCCGATCAGCTTTCCCGGCACCACCGGCGTCGCCGCGCCGCGCACCGGCGGCCGGCACCATGATCCCCAGCGCTGA
- the tyrS gene encoding tyrosine--tRNA ligase, with translation MTRFRSDLLRLLDSRGYIHQLTDAEGLDALAERQIVPGYIGFDPTAPSLHVGSLVQIMMLRRLQQAGHKPIVLMGGGTGKIGDPSFKDEARKLMTEEVIASNIASIKRVFERFLRFGDGPSDAILLDNAEWLDKLEYIPFLRDIGQHFSVNRMLSFDSVKLRLDREQSLSFLEFNYMILQGYDFLELARRAGCRLQMGGSDQWGNIVNGIELGRRVEGTPLFGLTSPLITTADGGKMGKTAKGAVWLNADMLPPYDYWQFWRNTQDADVGRFLRLFTDLPLDEIARLEALPGAEINEAKKQLAHHATALAHGEAAAVDAAETARRTFEEGAAGAALPQLRVDGGRIGLVPALTVLGFAASNGEARRKIAEGAVRLNDLAITDPGFEIVLEDQPIKLSLGKKRHGLLLP, from the coding sequence ATGACGCGCTTCCGGTCCGATCTCCTCCGCCTACTCGACAGCCGCGGCTATATCCACCAGCTCACCGACGCGGAGGGGCTGGACGCCCTGGCCGAACGGCAGATCGTGCCGGGCTATATCGGCTTCGATCCGACCGCGCCGTCGCTGCACGTGGGCAGCCTGGTGCAGATCATGATGCTGCGCCGGCTCCAGCAGGCGGGGCACAAGCCGATCGTGCTGATGGGCGGCGGCACCGGCAAGATCGGCGATCCGAGCTTCAAGGACGAAGCCCGCAAGCTGATGACCGAGGAGGTGATCGCCAGCAACATCGCCTCGATCAAGCGCGTGTTCGAGCGCTTCCTGCGCTTCGGCGACGGCCCGAGCGACGCCATCCTGCTCGACAATGCCGAATGGCTCGACAAGCTCGAATATATCCCCTTCCTGCGCGACATCGGCCAGCATTTCTCGGTCAACCGGATGCTGAGCTTCGATTCGGTCAAGCTGCGGCTGGATCGCGAGCAGTCGCTCTCCTTCCTCGAATTCAACTACATGATCCTCCAGGGCTATGACTTCCTGGAGCTGGCCCGACGCGCCGGATGCCGGCTGCAGATGGGCGGCTCGGATCAGTGGGGCAATATCGTCAACGGCATCGAGCTTGGCCGCCGGGTCGAGGGCACGCCCTTGTTCGGGCTGACCAGTCCGCTCATCACCACTGCCGATGGCGGCAAGATGGGCAAGACCGCTAAGGGCGCCGTCTGGCTCAACGCCGATATGCTGCCGCCCTATGATTACTGGCAGTTCTGGCGGAACACGCAGGATGCCGATGTCGGCCGCTTCCTGCGCCTCTTCACCGATCTTCCGCTCGACGAGATCGCGCGGCTGGAGGCGCTGCCGGGCGCCGAGATCAACGAGGCGAAGAAGCAGCTCGCGCACCATGCGACCGCGCTCGCCCATGGCGAGGCGGCGGCGGTGGACGCGGCCGAAACCGCGCGCCGCACCTTCGAGGAAGGCGCGGCCGGCGCGGCGCTGCCGCAGCTGCGCGTGGATGGCGGCCGGATCGGGCTGGTGCCCGCGCTGACGGTGCTCGGCTTCGCCGCCTCCAACGGCGAGGCGCGCCGCAAGATCGCCGAGGGCGCGGTGCGGCTCAACGATCTCGCCATCACCGATCCCGGGTTCGAGATCGTGCTGGAGGATCAGCCGATCAAGCTCAGCCTCGGCAAGAAGCGGCACGGCCTGTTGCTGCCCTGA
- a CDS encoding PilZ domain-containing protein, which yields MATAPRTTELRRAPRDIVSFRTPIRGPAGETGRAMVVDLSPFGLMARSASQVAIGEIISIALPALGERPARIIWALAGRIGAEFLSTIEAGDYARLLSAAPHDRPSWNGL from the coding sequence ATGGCCACCGCACCGCGAACGACCGAGTTGCGCCGGGCCCCGCGCGACATCGTCTCCTTCCGCACTCCCATTCGCGGCCCCGCCGGCGAAACGGGGCGCGCGATGGTGGTGGATCTTTCGCCCTTCGGGCTGATGGCGCGCAGCGCCAGCCAGGTCGCGATCGGCGAGATCATCTCCATCGCCCTGCCCGCGCTGGGCGAACGGCCGGCGCGCATCATCTGGGCGCTGGCCGGGCGGATCGGCGCCGAGTTTCTGAGCACCATCGAGGCGGGCGATTATGCGCGCCTGCTCAGCGCCGCGCCGCACGACCGGCCGAGCTGGAACGGCCTCTGA
- the recG gene encoding ATP-dependent DNA helicase RecG gives MRPEILNPLFAEVEALKGVGPTLAKPLKKLGLNRVIDVLFHFPVAIVERRRVDTLAEAEIGRGVIVALTATGYRASSSPRGPFRVEAQDSAGAPVALVYFGGGGGWARKQFPIGEARLVAGRLDSYGQGLQIVHPDQVVEPGSDEEIASREPIYPLSAGITSRRIALLVEQALARVPDLPEWIEPSLVSARGWPSFGAALMRAHADPQDEAARARLAYDEVFANQLALMLVRASTRRRRGRPLAGDGRHRLRLALPYRPTNAQAQAIAEIEGDIAQSVPMLRLLQGDVGAGKTLVALMALLIAAEAGAQGALLAPTEILARQHFETLSRQLAPLGLRLAILTGREKGRAREATLMGLADGSIDLLIGTHAIFQDAVQYRALGLVVVDEQHRFGVAQRLMLAAKGQHPPHMLVMTATPIPRTLTLAHYGEMDVSRLDEMPPGRQPIETRVIALERIDEVVAGLGRHIAAGGQAYWVCPLVEESDTGDDAAAEARAASLRQQFGARVGLVHGRMKGPDKDAVMAAFQAGEVAVLVATTVIEVGVDVPNATLIVIEGAERFGLAQLHQLRGRVGRGGGHSVCLLLRGAALSETARARLALMRETTDGFRIAEEDLRLRGGGELLGTRQSGEAGARLADAERTAALIGTAHDDARLLTDRDGGLDGPRGRAARTLLYLLERDAAVALLRAG, from the coding sequence ATGCGACCCGAAATCCTCAATCCGCTGTTCGCCGAGGTGGAGGCGCTGAAAGGCGTTGGCCCTACCCTGGCCAAGCCGCTGAAGAAGCTCGGCCTGAACCGGGTGATCGACGTGCTGTTCCACTTTCCCGTGGCGATTGTGGAGCGTCGGCGAGTGGACACGCTGGCCGAGGCCGAGATCGGCCGCGGCGTGATCGTGGCGCTCACCGCCACCGGCTATCGCGCGTCGTCTTCGCCGCGCGGGCCGTTCCGGGTCGAGGCGCAGGACAGCGCCGGTGCGCCGGTGGCGCTGGTCTATTTCGGCGGCGGCGGCGGCTGGGCGCGCAAGCAGTTTCCGATCGGCGAGGCGCGGCTGGTGGCGGGCCGGCTCGATTCCTACGGCCAGGGCCTCCAGATCGTCCATCCGGACCAGGTGGTGGAGCCCGGCTCCGACGAGGAGATTGCGAGCCGCGAGCCGATCTATCCGCTGTCGGCCGGCATCACCTCGCGCCGCATCGCGCTGCTCGTCGAGCAGGCGCTCGCGCGGGTGCCGGATTTGCCCGAATGGATCGAGCCGAGCCTGGTTTCGGCACGGGGCTGGCCGAGCTTCGGCGCGGCGCTGATGCGGGCCCATGCCGATCCGCAGGACGAGGCGGCGCGCGCGCGGCTCGCCTATGACGAGGTGTTCGCCAACCAATTGGCGCTGATGCTGGTGCGCGCCTCGACCCGGCGGCGGCGCGGGCGGCCGCTGGCGGGCGATGGCCGCCACCGGCTGCGGCTGGCGCTGCCCTATCGCCCCACCAACGCGCAGGCGCAGGCGATCGCCGAGATCGAGGGCGATATCGCCCAGTCGGTGCCGATGCTGCGCCTGCTGCAGGGCGATGTCGGCGCGGGCAAGACGCTGGTGGCGCTGATGGCGCTGCTGATCGCCGCCGAGGCGGGCGCGCAGGGCGCGCTCCTCGCGCCGACCGAAATCCTCGCCCGCCAGCATTTCGAGACGCTGAGCCGCCAGCTCGCTCCGCTCGGGCTGCGGCTCGCCATTCTGACGGGTCGCGAAAAGGGCCGCGCGCGCGAGGCGACGCTGATGGGGCTCGCCGACGGGTCGATCGATCTTCTGATCGGCACCCATGCCATCTTCCAGGACGCCGTCCAGTATCGTGCGCTCGGGCTGGTGGTGGTGGACGAGCAGCACCGCTTCGGCGTGGCGCAGCGGCTGATGCTCGCCGCCAAGGGCCAGCATCCGCCGCACATGCTGGTGATGACCGCCACCCCCATCCCTCGGACGCTTACCCTTGCCCATTATGGCGAGATGGATGTGAGCCGGCTCGACGAGATGCCGCCGGGCCGCCAGCCGATCGAGACGCGCGTGATCGCGCTCGAGCGGATCGACGAGGTGGTGGCGGGGCTCGGCCGGCATATCGCGGCGGGCGGCCAGGCCTATTGGGTCTGCCCGCTGGTCGAGGAGAGCGACACGGGCGACGATGCCGCCGCCGAGGCGCGCGCCGCCAGCCTGCGCCAGCAGTTCGGCGCGCGCGTCGGGCTTGTCCATGGCCGGATGAAGGGGCCGGACAAGGACGCGGTCATGGCCGCCTTCCAGGCCGGCGAGGTGGCGGTGCTGGTGGCGACCACGGTGATCGAGGTGGGCGTGGACGTGCCCAACGCCACGCTGATCGTGATCGAGGGGGCGGAGCGGTTCGGCCTCGCCCAGCTCCACCAGCTGCGCGGCCGGGTGGGGCGGGGCGGCGGCCACTCGGTATGCCTTTTGCTGCGCGGCGCGGCGCTGTCCGAAACCGCGCGCGCGCGCCTGGCGCTGATGCGCGAGACGACCGACGGCTTCCGCATCGCCGAGGAGGATCTCCGCCTGCGCGGCGGCGGCGAGCTGCTCGGCACGCGCCAATCGGGCGAGGCGGGGGCGCGGCTCGCCGATGCCGAGCGCACCGCCGCGCTGATCGGCACCGCGCACGATGATGCGCGCCTGCTCACCGATCGCGACGGCGGGCTGGACGGTCCGCGCGGCCGCGCGGCGCGCACCCTCCTCTATCTGCTCGAACGCGACGCGGCGGTGGCGCTGCTGCGCGCGGGGTAG
- a CDS encoding succinate dehydrogenase assembly factor 2, which translates to MDRATELKRLRFRAWHRGTKEADLLIGGFFDRHAAGWGDAEIAWFAALLEEDDVDVMAWAIGTQVAPARFQGPLMEGLMTLDYIPVAK; encoded by the coding sequence TTGGATCGCGCTACTGAGCTCAAGCGTCTCCGTTTCCGCGCCTGGCATCGCGGCACCAAGGAGGCGGACCTGCTGATCGGCGGTTTCTTCGACCGCCACGCGGCCGGCTGGGGCGACGCGGAGATCGCCTGGTTCGCGGCGCTGCTCGAGGAAGACGATGTCGATGTCATGGCCTGGGCGATCGGCACCCAGGTTGCTCCGGCGCGCTTTCAGGGTCCGCTGATGGAAGGGCTGATGACGCTCGATTATATTCCGGTCGCCAAGTGA